The nucleotide sequence CACCCGATGAAGCTTGCCCCCATGTGCGCGGATCTCGCCGAGGCCTCATGACAGCGCGCTTAGACTGGGCCGTGAACCACGCCGCGACCACCGACGGCTCCGCCGCTGGAGCCTAGCCGTTGGACTTCCTCAATCTTCTGCTGCCTATCTTCGCCATCATCCTGACCGGCTTTGTCGTCTCGCACTTCAAGCTCCTGCCAGAGACGGTCGGCGATATCCTTATCCAGTTCGCCTACAACATCGGCCTGCCCGCCCTCTTGTTCCTGGTGATTGCCCAGGAGTCGCTGGCCCGGCTTTTCGATCCTGGTTTTCTTCTGAGCTATGGCGGCGGCACGTTCTTCTTCTTCGTGCTGATCCTGGTGCTCACCAAAGTCTGGCGCAAAGTGTCGACCGGCGATGCGGTGATCCTGGCACTTATCGGCGCCTGCGCGAACACGGCCTTTGTCGCCCTGCCGATCCTCAAATCCACCTTCGGGCACAAAGCCGTTCTGCCGGCGGCCATGGCCTGCGTGATCATGGTGGCGATGATCCTGGTCGGCGTGCTGTTGATCGAACGAACCCGGCGCGGCGATGACGCCGGAGAGGACTCGATCTGGCCGCATGTGCGCCATGCCCTCTTGAACCCGCTGGTGCTCGCCGTGTTGCTGGGTGTTCTTTATGCGGCCGTGGGCTTGCCGGTACCGGTCATGGCGGCCGAGTACCTGTCACTGCTGGGCGACTCCGTGACCCCTTGCGCCCTGTTCGCGGTCGGTATGTCAATCCGGCTGCAGAGCCTGAGGACGGGTGCGGCGGCGATCCTGCTGCTCTCGGCCGTCAAGCTGATCGTCATCCCAGCCCTCGTGCTT is from Pseudomonadota bacterium and encodes:
- a CDS encoding AEC family transporter is translated as MDFLNLLLPIFAIILTGFVVSHFKLLPETVGDILIQFAYNIGLPALLFLVIAQESLARLFDPGFLLSYGGGTFFFFVLILVLTKVWRKVSTGDAVILALIGACANTAFVALPILKSTFGHKAVLPAAMACVIMVAMILVGVLLIERTRRGDDAGEDSIWPHVRHALLNPLVLAVLLGVLYAAVGLPVPVMAAEYLSLLGDSVTPCALFAVGMSIRLQSLRTGAAAILLLSAVKLIVIPALVLFLVLLLNLDPFLSVAAVICAAVPTAKTIFVLASQYDHKKELAAETVSVGTLASTATLFVWLIVLAQFYPDTFGAS